ggaacatataatctcttcccataaccaaaccatcgccagagaaatcctagtaaacaacacagaaatcatcgatagatacagcgatagcaggcggctagacgtttgcgaggcactacacatcaagaagtcaacaccagcaatcaacagccaattattgcacaactatattctacccacctcaagactccgctccaatatagaagcatcaagaaatatggaccaataggctttctacaaacacttctattcaatatccattgtttcgtgttgtcttgtgttgatacttttaataccctattaatatcctctaatgccacatcatccttcccaccttactcaaatgtaatgccacatcacccttcccacctcactcaaatgtagatataaaatcagggaaacgcaagttctaatcagttgtgtatttgtgaagtctttgaaaatgtaataagttttacgaaacgcgcccgtgtcgcgtcagactagaaataaaaatgaattttggagaagtgatttttgatttacctccaacagtgaagcataatgtacgaaagattgagaaaattcgtgttagaattattaatcttactttttcggtcatatttaataaaatatatatatatatatatatatatatatatatatatatatatatatatatatatatatatatatatataacagtgaaAAGTTAACAATCAACTTGAGTgaactgatctcaaaagcttcatagaaggttgtaacagaacccatgagcaccacaccagaaataaatacattttgatattcctagagtacgacttaatcaaactagaaatgctctacaaatcaaggggcccagaatgtggaatgaccttccgaaccatgttaaagactgtacctctctcaaccagtttaagttaaaaacgaagctatacctaataaattccctgtaacctaccttacccttctattgtcaacgaatgtctgttttttttttaaaaaagcgctgattgtcgacataattgtatttgtgctgctttttcatctatgttttcatttcttgttttcattctactcattatgctcaattagtattaagcttgtcatttaagtttatcatgcccgaaacgctttgcataatagtggctttaggcattgtttgtactagctctacctataagtcaaccaatctttgtaaaaaattattgtatgtatgtaccttacctaaataaacattttattttatttttattttttttttttgagtgctTTCGGCTTGCTTTCAAGCCTTCAATGGCGGTGGCAGTAATGGAACTGCCAATGCCAGCACTGTGGCAGTGGAACCATTACCATGTCTCTTCAGTCAGTGGCAGAGAAGAAAGCGGAACAGAAACTATGAGGTACGCAGACTTCAAAGGAGAAAATCGGTACCAGTGGAAGATACACGATCATGACGACAGAAGGGAAATAGGGTAGGGGTTGGAGAGTGAGAAACAAGGTACAGTGAAGTAGCAACACCATGTTTTTTAATACAGTATATGGAATTGGGTAAGCTAAAacagtataaaaatatataataaaataatggatGCAGCTATGGAGAGTGCAAGATATTTTCCTAATTAAGTTTACAATTACCAACAATTATAAAATTGGATAAATGACATTataagttaatgaactaatatGCACTTTATTATACATTATTCTTAAACATTTTCTGATTTATCTCTCACACTCAAAATGTTTAACCTATCACCCAAATGCTCCATCCTGTGAGTTTTCATACGATGTATtttgatactttcttacaatgtacctgtaaacattttttttaattttgctagaaattaccttcttaaaattatatgttgGATTAAGGATCTCCCGAAATGCTAtgaatgctagtggctttaccaagaatgtaaaacttcaatGCTCTGTACATTGAAGTTTTAATTGCATTGTACATTTTAATGTACATTGCTCTgtacataaacccaatgtaccttcttgtatacaaataaataaataaattcataaatatataaatacaatgatgacaatctcttccaacactctggacactcatgaatgTTTATCAttcaaatgcactaacatgtgtgctTTTATAGCTGAACGTGACTTAAATAATCTGCCACACTTATCACACTCAATAGGCCTTTCTTCtgtatgtactaacatgtgacgtATTATAGCTTGACGATTTTTaaaccttctgccacactcaTCACACTCTAAAGGTCTTTCATCAGTGTGCATCATCATGTGAGTCTTCAGATAtccaagctgactgaacctcttcccacactctggacacttatgaggtttttcacccgaatgcactaagatGTGTCTTTTCATACCTCCCAGACGActaaacctcttcccacactctggacacttatgaggtttttcaccagaatgcactaacatgtgattcttcatacttccaagctgcCTGAACCtcatcccacactctggacacttacgaggtttttcaccagaatgcactaacatgtgagtcttcttaCTTGCAAGATGACTGAACCTCCTCCCACActatggacacttatgaggtttttcaccagaatgcactaacatgtgagtctttatATATCCAAGACGTctaaacctcttcccacactctggacacatgATTTTTTTCATCCGAATGcattaacatgtgagtcttcatagttccacgctgactgaacctcctcccacactctggacacttatgaggtttttcacccgaatgcactaacaagtgagtcttcatatgtccaagctgactgaacatctccccacactctggacacttgggagtcttcatcttctttatgataggtgcagtttgtgtgaaggtttcctCCTCCGGATGACTGCAcgagtggtgatgctgggagaCGCCTCACGGCGGGGCGTCAATGTTGAGGGTTgggcaaggcttgagtgttgtttcttagagataGACttaatgtgagcacttggcggtcaatagtggggcttcttctttatgataggtgcagtttgtgggaaggttttATGCTTATGTCTGGACACTCACCGTCCAGTGTTGTGATAATGGCGACGACGCTCACCCAGGCGTTCAGTGTTCTTTCTGGGGGTCATAGCCACACTTTACTTTTATAGCCACACTTTATTTTTCCTACTGCTTACTTTTGTTTGTAACTGGTTTCCTACATTTAATTcttatattttcttatttttttccaattaaagaaTGTGCTTGCATATTTTCTTAAAACCTATATTGGCACTGGTCAAGTCgtctactgcaatttcggatactgggctagaaacaacttcgttcactgagaagtttgtacatacaaaccattcagtTCGTATATGcatctggtttgtgttcgctgttgttttcgtctgaataaatacatggcacttgttcatataattagcgctttaaTTAACAATGCTTAGCGCACTGTTTGTATTACTTTGTTTTTTAACAAAGCGCTCTCGtatcagagaagggaagggaagaaaactctcaggggggaaagcgccaagccataaagactatatagcatttggatggggtcaggttaaggatttgtgatggcatggggggagggaaggatggtgcccaaccatttgaacggtcggggattgaactcttaTCAGAGAAgacatccattattagaataacaaggtgcaaaccataccccttacagttgaaatctatttatttatatacacgaaggtacattggattgtgagagtacataacatttgttaacaggtacattgtagcaaaatttgcattgacagagtgggtagcacaagatacagtgtgagtttgaaacacatttagaaacaaggcgccgccgaaggaggctaatttattatgcactccaaacTCAACCAGTGAGTAGTGAAGCAAAACATAGATAACATgatcataaagtcttaatcagtcgtcagtggctatttttacattaacatttacaactaacttaagtaaAATAATACCGTAGTGTTTGAATGAcaatgaaggaaagacccaatacacGTGAAAATGtgttattaaaccaaattttggGACGAACTTACATTTATCAAGGtttatcaaatagagagaaagatctcgggggttaatatcacaccgaacctgtccccagaggcccacatcaaaaggatatcatcagcggcatatgttagattggccaacataagaactgcctttagaaatttgtgtaagtatATAACAGCTCAAATATCAAAGATTGATGTCTACTAAAAAGGGTAATTACACTTTCTATGGAAACAGTAAAGAACAACAAAACATTCAGTTAAAGAGATCCTACTAACCGCAAAATTATTCTTAATGAAGTTAAATTGACAAATATAATtaattacgaggagagactacgggaattaaacctcacgtcactgggagacagaagagttagaggggacatgatcaccacatacatgattctcagaggaattgataaagtttagtttagttcatttattttgaattgataaagacagactatttaacatataggggcacacgcactaagggacacaggtggaaactgcgtgcccaaatgagccatagagacgttagaaagaatttttcagtgttagagtagtagacaaatggaatgcattaggcagtgatgtggtggaggctgacttcatactcagcttcaagtgtagatatgacagagcccagtaggctcaggaacctgtacatcagatgattgacagttgagaggcgggactaaagagcaagagttcaactcccgcaagcacaactaggtaagtacacacacacacacacactaatgccctattcacctagcaggaaaTTGGAATCTGGAAGTTAgaaagctgctacaggctgcatccCGGGGATGTGTGTgtcagataaaaatatatgttgtttagatatgatggaggtaaAGAGGTCGAGAGTCggtgcattagacaaccgacgcttagaaaggcggggtccaagagctaacagctaaatcctgCATCCTAAATTCTGcaataataaatcaaaatatttAATACGCACACATACATGTTTTACATGAATTTGCCTGAGGGCGACCATCTCTGATGGCCTCGATgggacaggaagtcggcggttgctCAAAGGCCTCCCCCATCCCCGATAAACCTGAGGATTTTTCCGGCttgattttaaacggaagtaatgtcttagcatttacggcttcagcgggtgggcggGTCCGTgagtttattacactatgagtgtaataaaggggcggtgtgcaggacaaattcAGTTTctcaatttatttctttattatgcaccccatacccatcccgtgggcggtggtgtaaaggattacagaggcacataatcggttcaggaattgaaccctctagttcatttagctaagcaaataacaatcttttgacgctagttacacaattattaatgttatatatacatgtacacatactcatacatacatgtacatatacatacgtataaataaataaatataaatcaatatgtttattcaggtaaggtacatacatacaagtgatgttacattaatggattgatatatagatagagctagtacatacaatgcctaaagccactattacgcaatgcgtttcgggcaagaaaaacattaatatctagaacttaatactaattgagcaaaaagaataaaaagtgttgagaacaaatacaaataaagataaaaaaaaagggggaacatgactgaaaaggcagcacaaatacaatagtttgacaaacagtgttgattaaaaaaaaaaaaaaataatagacatgggttgacaatagaggagtgaggtaggttacagggaatttattaggtagtgtt
This genomic stretch from Procambarus clarkii isolate CNS0578487 chromosome 5, FALCON_Pclarkii_2.0, whole genome shotgun sequence harbors:
- the LOC138351069 gene encoding gastrula zinc finger protein XlCGF8.2DB-like, producing MKNHMLVHSGEKPHKCPECGKRFSRLGGMKRHILVHSGEKPHKCPECGKRFSQLGYLKTHMMMHTDERPLECDECGRRFKNRQAIIRHMLVHTEERPIECDKCGRLFKSRSAIKAHMLVHLNDKHS